Below is a genomic region from Tripterygium wilfordii isolate XIE 37 chromosome 12, ASM1340144v1, whole genome shotgun sequence.
CCATAAATCATCTAATACGAGAGATATGTGAGTTGACTCTTGTAAATCCACACTCCTATatacaccaacaatattatccatttTGAGTTGTCCAATACCTAAGGATACATCGGATCGGCGCGGCTTTGTTCCTTTTTACTCCAACTATTAAGGATCGAAGCGCACGGGTCAAGACTCAATTCACTTAGGTTATGAAAAAGGTATTATTGGTGTAATGAGGGGGGATTCCCACATCTTACCGATACCCattgaatttttcttttaacGAGACACTCATCCACAAATCACGACTATATTGGATTCCGTCTTATATAGTAAATTCCGAGAATGTGAATTCTTCCGTCTTACACTCACCAAACAATTAAAGGACCTTTCACTTTTGAAGGTAACTCCAAAGAAATCAATTGGGCATGAAAGTAGAACCCAAAACtccataatttttaataatgGTTTACCGATTCACTATAAATACATCACGCGGTCCGCATGATTTTTATTCTCTAAATTGTCTCACTTAATAGTACTTGAGCCCACGAAATAATTTGTTGATTGAGAGAAGTTTCAGCTTATTATAAATCACATCGTTTGGTATTCTCAACACGATGTGGAATTATAAGTCTACACATATCATGATTTCTTATGCCCAACTactgcaaataaaatttctaccTACCATAATATTGTTATTCAAAAGTGCAAAAATTCAATTAGGTCTCTTCCTCccgtgtgtgtatatgtgtgtgtgtaaaagactttgaaatattaaataaaatttgaaaagaaTGTGATCTAGGGTTTGTACTTTGTAGGAAACTAGGAATTTGGCCAACTGTCGACGtacttatatagttatatgcCAGCTAAACTGTTTCAACCTTTTTTGGCGAACGCACGCGGGAGGAAGTGCGTACGAAGTTGCCAGGAATTTGTTTACGATTTACCCAGCTTGCCACACACGGCCTTGGACTTTGATCACGAATTTCAACTAcaaatcaataataattatcaaactataattaattaattaaaagttAATTAGAACTGGCTGAATTTTCAACTACTAATCTAAAGAAATTTCATCCTTTATTACCACATAATTAATCCTGAATGCCAGCGTGTCTCCTTGCTGTTACATGTGGAAAATTTTGTCTTTATCATCAAGAGAGACAAAGATTAAATGTCTAAAtcacaagaacaagaagatcCGTATAAACTCATAAGATTCTGAATTCGGTTCCCATTGAAAACAATATTTTTGCTATTATGCGTTGAGATTTGATCCAATTTATCACGTCGTtaggtggatttttttttgtgcacaTGGGCTTGCCGTTTTGATTGTAGACCCATATCGGATGTCTAAAGTGTAATTTTGTATGATatcattctcggttaaaaaaaattatacaagtCTAATAATCGATCAATacagaacaagaacaagaattttGGATGGTTTTTCATTACTTTGCATCCCAGTAGATCAATTGTAcacaaaaattacataaaagTTCTACGTTTTgataaaaagaataaagaatggaagaaacaaaaagagagtTCAAGAAACCACAATTGTTCTCTCTCTCATGGTGCTTGAATGCACCAAACCAGTCTCAGTCTTCTTCCTTCTTGGATGCAACAACTTGGACCAAAACCCACCTCCTCTTGTTGTTTTCTTCTTATAATCACTATAACCATCATCACCGCCACCCCTTCTTTGAACAAAAGCCAGCGATCTACTCTTGGTGAGTCCATTAACGTTGTTCTTCTTCCCACTAAACATGAAAGATAGAGAACCCTTGCTGTTCCCTTCTCTTGTACTAAAACGATAGCGATGATGCAATGGAGACGGATATGAAGAAGAACACGAGGAAGAAGAATACTCAGACGATaatggagaaggagaagaagaagaagagtctgTTCTCGTACCTCGTAACCTTGTTTTAGATACTTGGGAAAGCTTTTCATTCAGACAAAGAGAGCATACGCCCGGAGATTGTTTGTGTTTTGGGTGTTTCTTGCATAGAACATGATCGTTCTTTGATGGTCTCTTGAGGTTTCCcatcatggtttttttttgttgacgatgactatgtttttgttgggtgtctgtatatatatatatatagagagagagagagagggttttGTGGGTTGGCTGGCTGGCTTTCGATGATGTTTCATGGGAGGTTTCTTGGGTTTTCTTGTCAAACTTGTTTTGTTGACGGTTTGTGAAGGAAATTGGAAAAGTTCATTGGTCAGGCGGACTAAATGCACGGCTGTGATGGAGTCAGCATGGCGTGGGGTCCATTAAGTCGGTGGTTGTGATTCGTTTGAAGGAAATGGTAAAAGTATGGAATGGGCCGAAAAGGCCCGAACTTTTCTTTTGGGGCGGAGTGGGGCCACCTTAGAAAATCACTAAGGCGTGCGTCTTTTTGCGGGCATGCTCATTGCTCAGTCATGCGGAAACGGCGCCGTATTGAGCAGATAgctacaacaaaaaaataaaagagaaaggCAACCGACAATTTAACCCAGATTCAGGCAATGTGTACCTATTGAAAAGTTTTGGGATGAGATCCATTTTTGACCCCTCTACTTTGGTCAAAGTGTATTTTTGGCCCCTCTActttgtttttgataaaaaaagtaataaatCCTACTAGTTTCGGACGATATAAACCCCTCAATTGAAATTCCATCAAATAATTGACCACGTGGCATATTATATGCCACATCATCTTCCTAAAAGCCAATCAGCTGATGGAAGAGTTTATATCATCCGAAACGTAAAATATAGGAGTTTGTTTTGCCCGAAACAAAGTAGAGAGGCCAAAAATACATTTTGACAAAAGTAGAGGGGGCCAAAATAGATATTTTTCATGTTATCCCAGTCTATAATTCTATATGCATGTATTATTAGAttccttttaagttttaagaCAAAAGTTATTGCAATCTCCATGTCCTCGGAGGAAGagaaatataagaaaaaaaattggagtAGTTATGAAGTGCACTAACGTTTTAATGGTGTTCCAACTGCAACGGAATCGGCTTTCACACACATTGAGCTGTTATTATAGTGGTGACAGCCTAAAATGTTTGGTAGACCAGTACCAGAAGTTGCTATGTACTGTAAACATATCCGTATGGGTTGTCCCATAACTTTGGGAAGGAAACATTTAAGTATTGAAGAACTAAAACTCATGAAAGCTgtacaataataatatattcaaaGGTAGCTTGAAGGCTGAAGCAATCACGTTGGTCGGTGGGTTACGGGTCCTGCAATAGAAGTCGCTATAATTTCTCTGCTATTTTAATCACAAACATTTTATTGAtttatcatgttaaatcatgtttATCAATGTGGCGCccacacatttttatttttttaaatttaataaacatACTAGATATATGTGATTAAAACTACAGTAACTTCTACTCCCGAAGCTCTCGTCCACATTGAAAATAGAAAGCCCTAGCCTGGAAACTTCTCACCATCCATCTAATCTGTACAATGATTTCCCCTAAGGATGTAATTCATTAGGTGCACTATCATGGATCTGCAAAACAATCTTTCATATTCTTCCATATCCAGCAGAGAAGTATCCTCAAATTTTCATGTTCATTCAATATTCTATTTATTTGCAAAATGAATTGAGTTCATAACATTTGACATTTCAGACAAGGCTAAGCGATGGCATGATGATGAATCAGAGATCCAAGATCCATGATTCGGCGTCTGGCCTGTTGGATACTTTATAATCAATTGATCATGGGCTATGGATCTCTACCATACAGGGTTTCAAAAGATCATGTTCAAATATCATATGCTATCAAAGAAACGTACTCATTAAGC
It encodes:
- the LOC120010993 gene encoding uncharacterized protein LOC120010993, with protein sequence MMGNLKRPSKNDHVLCKKHPKHKQSPGVCSLCLNEKLSQVSKTRLRGTRTDSSSSSPSPLSSEYSSSSCSSSYPSPLHHRYRFSTREGNSKGSLSFMFSGKKNNVNGLTKSRSLAFVQRRGGGDDGYSDYKKKTTRGGGFWSKLLHPRRKKTETGLVHSSTMRERTIVVS